A stretch of Ligilactobacillus faecis DNA encodes these proteins:
- a CDS encoding malolactic enzyme — MDKAMSILNDPFINKGTAFTKEERKELGLVGTLPAKVQTLEEQATQAYAQFKSKTSQLEQRQFLMNIFNTNRTLFYYLMGEHIVEFMPIVYDPVIAESIEQYSEIFTRPQEAAFISVDEQDDIEETLKNVAGDRDIRLLVVTDAEGILGMGDWGVNGVDIAVGKLMVYTAAAGIDPKQVLPVSLDAGTNNEKLLNDPLYLGNKHKRVYGEKYHAMVDKFVAAAEKLFPESLLHFEDFGRSNAAVILEKYQDKILTFNDDIQGTGIISLAGVLGAMNISKEKITDQIFLTFGAGTAGIGIANMLFDELVREGLSEKEARKHFYLVDKQGLLFEDTPDLTPGQKAFVRKRSEFANADELTNLEAVVKAVHPTVMIGTSTQPGTFTESIVKEMAAHTKRPVIFPLSNPTRLAEATAKDLLEWTDGRALVATGIPAGDIEYNGVTYNIGQANNALVYPGVGFGAIAAKATVLNEQMLAAAAHALGGIVDPDLPGAAVLPPVAKLQEFSETVAKVVAQSAIDQGLAKVDDAAKAVADLKWEPRY; from the coding sequence ATGGATAAAGCAATGAGTATTTTAAATGATCCTTTTATCAATAAAGGAACAGCATTTACAAAAGAAGAAAGAAAAGAACTTGGTCTAGTTGGGACCTTGCCAGCTAAAGTCCAAACTTTAGAAGAACAAGCAACTCAAGCATATGCTCAATTCAAGAGCAAGACTTCACAACTAGAACAACGTCAATTCTTGATGAATATTTTCAATACGAACCGGACTTTATTCTACTACTTGATGGGTGAACATATCGTTGAATTTATGCCGATCGTTTATGATCCAGTGATCGCTGAATCGATCGAGCAATACAGTGAGATCTTTACCCGTCCCCAAGAAGCAGCATTTATTTCAGTCGATGAACAAGATGACATCGAAGAAACTTTGAAGAATGTCGCGGGTGATCGTGATATCCGTTTACTTGTCGTAACTGATGCTGAAGGTATCTTAGGTATGGGGGATTGGGGCGTAAACGGTGTAGATATTGCCGTTGGTAAATTGATGGTCTACACCGCAGCTGCTGGGATCGATCCAAAACAAGTCTTACCTGTTTCACTTGACGCCGGAACAAACAATGAAAAATTATTGAACGACCCACTTTATCTTGGAAATAAGCATAAACGTGTTTATGGTGAAAAATACCATGCTATGGTCGATAAATTTGTAGCGGCAGCCGAAAAGCTCTTCCCAGAAAGTTTACTTCACTTTGAAGATTTTGGTCGATCTAACGCAGCGGTGATCTTAGAAAAATATCAAGATAAGATCTTAACGTTCAACGATGATATTCAAGGAACCGGGATCATCTCGTTAGCTGGTGTTTTAGGTGCGATGAACATTTCAAAAGAAAAGATCACCGATCAGATCTTCTTGACATTTGGGGCTGGAACAGCTGGTATTGGGATCGCCAATATGCTATTTGATGAATTAGTTCGTGAAGGTTTAAGTGAGAAAGAAGCGCGCAAGCATTTTTATCTTGTTGACAAACAAGGGCTTTTATTTGAAGATACGCCTGACCTCACTCCGGGGCAAAAAGCTTTCGTGCGGAAACGTTCAGAATTTGCTAATGCAGATGAATTGACAAACTTAGAAGCTGTTGTCAAAGCGGTGCACCCAACAGTTATGATCGGAACTTCGACGCAACCTGGGACATTTACAGAAAGTATCGTTAAGGAAATGGCAGCTCATACGAAACGTCCAGTCATTTTCCCACTTTCAAACCCAACTCGTTTAGCTGAAGCCACAGCTAAAGATCTTTTGGAATGGACAGATGGTCGTGCATTAGTTGCAACAGGTATCCCAGCAGGCGATATCGAATATAACGGAGTGACATATAACATCGGTCAAGCTAACAACGCTTTAGTTTATCCAGGGGTCGGCTTTGGTGCGATCGCTGCTAAAGCAACTGTTTTGAATGAACAAATGTTAGCAGCAGCTGCACATGCTTTAGGTGGGATCGTTGACCCAGATCTTCCAGGGGCAGCTGTTTTACCACCAGTGGCAAAATTACAAGAATTTTCTGAAACAGTTGCCAAAGTCGTAGCTCAATCTGCGATCGACCAAGGTTTGGCAAAAGTTGATGATGCAGCTAAAGCAGTTGCCGATCTAAAATGGGAACCACGCTACTAA
- a CDS encoding ATP-binding cassette domain-containing protein, whose translation MAEILQLKNVVKFYQLADGERFEALRSISASFEAGELVSIVGESGSGKSTLMNLIGGLDSDFSGEILYRGENIRDYSPKQLADYHKKSIGFIFQNFNLIPHLNLIDNVALAMTLSNVDKATRDQKAKELLTKVGLKDHVYKKPDQISGGQKQRVAIARALINDPDVIIADEPTGALDAQTTDTVLDLIKDIAQSGKLVLMVTHSDRVAAHCTRILRIDDGRLISDEQLGTLNVEKEVKKETAKPKNMSLLNAVRLAFLNMKAKLGRNALVAFGTSIGIMAVVLMLALGRGVTTYIKDTMNSYANPNVTEVHRQSMVPDQKQQKDLSSGDPAELSKIQQNNMAALTGKGTDNDFTAKDLKKLSAIKGVDKVEKGYSTLSLGTNSVTYKKQNATIMTLQTMSSNITKSSIVDGKAPKKGEILLDKGTADLLGEDLVGKKVNVTLTLGDKKVEETFTVSGTYEQQGSNFSTAIMSYSELNRLFTANGLQLKPNVVYLYTKNKDNTEKIKDKVKELGFSGSMQETMTAMFTQMLDVVSYVLAAIAAVSLVVSAIMILVVLNISVVERTKEIGVLKALGARRRDIRRIFVSEAFLIGLSSGLLGVAVTFGLQLLVNRFTIATFEVPVVSLTLSYALIGIGLSIVISMIAGFLPADRASKLDPVEALRKE comes from the coding sequence ATGGCAGAGATCTTACAATTAAAAAATGTTGTTAAATTTTATCAATTAGCTGATGGAGAGCGTTTTGAAGCTTTAAGATCGATCAGTGCCTCCTTTGAGGCAGGCGAATTAGTTTCGATCGTTGGAGAATCCGGGAGTGGAAAATCGACTTTGATGAATTTGATCGGGGGCCTAGACTCAGATTTCTCGGGTGAGATCTTATATCGAGGCGAAAATATCCGTGATTATTCCCCAAAACAATTAGCTGATTATCATAAAAAAAGTATCGGCTTTATTTTTCAAAATTTTAATCTGATCCCACATTTAAATTTGATCGATAACGTTGCTTTAGCAATGACGCTCTCAAATGTTGATAAAGCAACACGTGATCAAAAAGCTAAAGAATTATTAACAAAAGTCGGGTTAAAAGATCATGTCTATAAAAAACCAGATCAGATCTCAGGCGGACAAAAACAACGTGTCGCGATCGCGCGTGCTTTGATCAATGATCCAGATGTGATCATTGCTGATGAACCAACAGGGGCACTTGATGCGCAAACAACTGATACCGTACTTGACCTGATCAAAGATATCGCACAAAGTGGTAAGTTAGTCTTGATGGTCACGCATTCCGATCGAGTTGCTGCCCATTGTACGCGGATCTTGCGGATCGATGATGGGCGATTGATCTCAGATGAACAACTTGGAACTTTGAATGTCGAAAAAGAAGTAAAAAAAGAGACGGCAAAACCAAAAAATATGAGTCTTCTCAATGCAGTCAGGTTAGCTTTTCTTAATATGAAGGCTAAATTAGGGCGTAATGCTTTAGTAGCTTTTGGAACGAGTATCGGGATCATGGCTGTTGTTTTGATGTTGGCACTAGGACGGGGAGTAACAACGTATATCAAAGATACGATGAATAGTTATGCTAATCCCAATGTGACTGAAGTTCATCGGCAAAGCATGGTTCCCGATCAAAAACAACAAAAAGATCTTTCCAGTGGCGATCCAGCTGAGCTCAGTAAGATCCAGCAAAACAATATGGCAGCTTTGACTGGCAAAGGCACTGATAATGATTTTACAGCTAAAGATCTAAAAAAATTAAGTGCGATCAAAGGTGTTGATAAAGTTGAAAAAGGTTATTCGACTTTATCGCTTGGGACAAATAGTGTGACGTATAAAAAGCAAAATGCAACGATCATGACTTTACAAACGATGTCGTCAAACATTACGAAGTCAAGTATCGTTGATGGGAAAGCACCTAAGAAAGGTGAGATCTTGCTTGATAAAGGGACTGCCGATCTATTAGGCGAAGATCTTGTTGGTAAAAAAGTCAATGTAACTTTGACTTTAGGTGATAAGAAAGTTGAAGAGACATTTACTGTTAGTGGTACGTATGAACAACAAGGCTCTAATTTTAGTACTGCGATCATGTCTTACAGTGAATTGAACCGACTTTTTACCGCTAATGGTCTACAATTAAAACCTAATGTAGTTTACCTCTACACGAAAAATAAAGATAATACCGAAAAAATCAAAGATAAAGTTAAAGAACTTGGTTTTAGTGGTTCGATGCAAGAAACGATGACAGCGATGTTTACCCAAATGTTAGATGTTGTCAGTTATGTTTTAGCTGCGATCGCGGCTGTCTCACTTGTTGTTTCGGCGATCATGATCTTAGTTGTTTTGAATATCTCGGTCGTTGAACGGACAAAAGAGATCGGGGTCTTGAAAGCTTTAGGTGCCCGCCGCCGTGATATTCGCCGGATCTTTGTTTCAGAAGCTTTCTTGATCGGTCTGAGTTCGGGACTTTTAGGAGTTGCAGTGACATTTGGGCTTCAGCTTTTAGTAAATCGCTTTACGATCGCGACATTTGAAGTACCGGTCGTCTCATTAACACTTAGTTATGCCTTGATCGGGATCGGTTTGAGTATCGTGATCAGTATGATCGCAGGTTTCTTACCGGCTGATCGGGCTTCAAAACTTGATCCAGTAGAAGCTTTACGTAAAGAATAA
- a CDS encoding AEC family transporter, which translates to MTVFLTSVQSVLVIVLIMALGYILRKTGWFADSFGGNIASLITKIALPASIFMGVMNNLTRSSLLSLGKGIIFPALAVVIGYLIAYLTVKVLKIKKGRRGIFINAVVNANTIFIGMPLNNALFGEKAMSYFLIYYIINTVSTWAFGVYLISNDDPTVTNEKKEHKINWKKLLPMPLVGFIVALIWLLLDLPVPTFMGQTLSYVGALVTPLSLIYIGIVLCDAGLGNFKFERDSILALVGRFILSPLVLILLLKAGASFGIDLPTLMRQTLVVQSATPMLAVLPILAKEAHGDVKYATDVVVMSTVLFVVVVPILMAILQFI; encoded by the coding sequence ATGACAGTCTTTTTGACTTCAGTTCAGAGTGTATTAGTGATCGTTTTGATCATGGCGCTAGGTTACATCTTACGCAAAACAGGCTGGTTTGCTGATTCGTTTGGCGGTAATATCGCCTCTTTGATCACGAAGATCGCCTTACCTGCATCGATCTTTATGGGGGTCATGAATAACTTGACGCGTTCGAGTCTACTCAGTTTAGGAAAAGGGATCATTTTTCCAGCGCTTGCTGTTGTGATCGGTTATTTGATCGCATATTTGACAGTTAAAGTTTTAAAGATCAAAAAAGGACGCCGCGGGATCTTTATCAACGCAGTCGTTAACGCCAACACGATCTTTATCGGAATGCCTTTAAATAATGCTTTATTTGGCGAAAAAGCGATGAGTTATTTCTTGATCTACTATATCATCAATACCGTTTCGACTTGGGCGTTTGGGGTCTACTTGATCTCAAATGATGACCCAACAGTCACTAACGAGAAAAAAGAACACAAGATCAACTGGAAAAAACTCTTACCGATGCCACTTGTCGGCTTTATCGTTGCGCTCATCTGGTTACTATTAGATCTACCTGTGCCAACATTTATGGGTCAAACACTTTCATATGTCGGCGCTTTAGTAACACCACTTTCCTTGATCTATATCGGGATCGTTTTGTGTGATGCAGGTCTAGGTAACTTCAAATTTGAACGGGACTCGATCTTAGCACTTGTTGGGCGTTTCATCTTGTCACCTTTAGTTTTGATCTTATTGTTAAAAGCGGGGGCAAGCTTTGGGATCGATCTACCAACTTTGATGCGCCAAACGTTAGTCGTACAGTCAGCAACACCAATGTTAGCTGTGTTGCCGATCTTAGCTAAAGAAGCACATGGTGACGTTAAGTACGCAACTGATGTAGTCGTAATGAGTACCGTCTTATTCGTCGTCGTAGTACCGATCTTGATGGCGATCTTACAATTCATCTAA
- a CDS encoding GlsB/YeaQ/YmgE family stress response membrane protein produces MLHWLWVLLVGAVIGALAGAVTKQGDRMGCLYNILAGLIGSAIGEALLGSWGPQVAGMALVPSLVGAIILVAVVSWISSQR; encoded by the coding sequence ATGTTACATTGGCTCTGGGTTTTGCTTGTAGGAGCAGTGATCGGTGCGTTAGCTGGTGCTGTAACAAAGCAAGGCGACCGCATGGGATGTCTGTATAATATTTTGGCTGGGCTGATCGGATCTGCGATCGGTGAGGCGCTGTTAGGTTCTTGGGGACCACAAGTAGCAGGAATGGCACTGGTTCCTTCGCTTGTAGGGGCGATCATATTAGTGGCAGTTGTTTCGTGGATCAGTTCTCAAAGATAA
- a CDS encoding LysR family transcriptional regulator, whose amino-acid sequence MNIKDLEYFHQLVLEKNFSKVATYFNVSQPTITLAIKRLEEEFQTPLFERDRSHKKLHVTLAGQQLDQHVSLILNELTLAKKEVLRTKEEKLLFGLPPIIGNYFFPTIVTHLISSGLIAQFHTTEAGSDALLKLLLDGSIDFCLLGSLEPLTQRALNAETFASTEFKIIVSKKHPLAQKKAVHFAELKNEQFIVHNEGFIHDKALRLLARHNHFTPDIIYQTNYVHVLKSMVQSNTGIACLSEIALSPNDDLAVLDLLDEDRPKFLLSIVMRSNQVLTPTKEKLLQILRESVYQNK is encoded by the coding sequence ATGAATATCAAAGATTTAGAATATTTTCACCAATTAGTACTCGAAAAAAATTTTTCAAAAGTTGCAACTTACTTTAACGTCAGCCAACCAACGATCACTTTAGCGATCAAACGCTTAGAAGAAGAATTTCAAACACCACTTTTTGAAAGAGATCGTTCGCATAAAAAGCTACATGTCACTTTAGCCGGCCAACAACTTGATCAGCATGTGTCACTGATCCTAAACGAATTAACACTAGCTAAAAAAGAAGTTCTCCGCACAAAAGAGGAAAAACTACTGTTTGGTCTCCCGCCGATCATCGGTAACTATTTTTTTCCAACGATCGTCACTCACTTGATCTCAAGTGGTCTGATCGCCCAATTTCATACAACTGAAGCTGGTTCAGATGCTCTTTTGAAATTACTATTAGATGGTTCGATCGATTTTTGCCTTTTAGGCTCACTCGAACCACTAACACAACGTGCTTTGAATGCTGAAACATTTGCTTCGACAGAATTCAAGATCATCGTTAGCAAAAAACATCCCCTCGCTCAAAAAAAAGCAGTCCATTTTGCTGAACTCAAAAATGAACAATTTATCGTTCATAATGAGGGGTTTATCCACGACAAAGCTTTGCGTCTTTTAGCACGCCATAATCACTTCACGCCTGATATCATCTACCAAACAAACTATGTCCATGTTTTGAAATCGATGGTCCAAAGTAATACAGGGATCGCTTGTCTTTCAGAGATCGCCCTTTCGCCTAACGATGACCTTGCTGTCCTAGATCTCTTAGATGAAGACCGCCCTAAATTTTTACTTTCGATCGTGATGCGTTCCAACCAAGTTTTGACTCCAACAAAAGAAAAACTCTTACAGATCTTGCGTGAATCAGTTTATCAAAATAAGTAA